In the Drosophila virilis strain 15010-1051.87 chromosome 4, Dvir_AGI_RSII-ME, whole genome shotgun sequence genome, acatCTTAGAtaaatgcttttatttattttgatctGGTCCaaacacatttttcaattcaCAAATTATCTTCCGAGCAGCTCTTTTCGTTTATGTGGTATATTGGCTTTCTGGTGGAAGATATATTTATCGCATAAAGACAATTTTGTTCGGAGATAGtaaattatgaatatatataatataatttgagCTCGGAAGAATACTATTTGGACAAAGACATAAGAATCTTCCAGAAAGCCGacataattttttaaagaactttaaacaaatatttagaatttataacagtttatttaaaactgagctaaaattatattaaaatgttaatttaattttttattaaaattttgtttagttttgagcatttattaaaaaagttgacttataatatttgcaaatagtTAAAAGATTTTGTTGTTTCAATTTCCCTTATCTTCTCTGTGTTAACTTTTGTGAAAGAGTATTTACGCTTGTTTAGGGTATTATAGAACAGATTTCTTTCTAAAAATTTTAGTATAGCGAAATGTTTTGATTGCCATGCAAAATGCAGGCTTTATTAGAAATATACTAAATTTGTCGGCAAGCATAACCGGTTGGCATTTCTAGCCgtgattaaataataataatttgttgacGCTCGTTTAATTGGCTAGCTAATTAAAGAGAACTTCTTTGTTAGACATTATCATTAAAGCCTTGGCACTTGCTGTGCctgtaacaaaaataaaaaacgatcTATGATTAATGAAATCATTAAAAacgtgcaacaacaataattggCTAAAACACAAATGAAACTGGCGGCAGTCAATCAACGTTGATGCACTGCCTCGGCGAATGGTCACTTGGCGCGAGGTCGTCGAGGTTTCTTGTCTTTTCAATGCAGAGACTCGCGCACGCATCTTGCCCAGGGAAGCCGCTCCTCCAAATGGTTTTTCTTTGTTCGTCTTTTGACATTATTGTGCAAACAGTTTGCGTCTGGCAAAGTACAAACTATTGACCAACACTTGCCGAttgcgcttttttttttatagttacCCGCAACGCAATACTACGAATCTAACAAGTAGAAACATAgctgaaaaatattttctatgtAAAACCGATAAataatcattttaaaattaacatttctGAATGAAAACTACGATTCAACTCTTCTgtagaaaatattatttaatatctattaggaaagaaaaacaaaaaattctaAAACTAAAGATAATGTTGCCTAGTtccaacatatatattttgaaatgtCAACTATTAGACTTTAGGTTAAGAGCTTTACCTTTGTATTAAGTGTTTTTATAAGCATGTTGCATATTCGAACATAGTACCAAgatacaatatacaatatactgTACCATCTACTGGCTGATGCATTCATCAAGTTCACAGCACAGCAGGTGGTTAGGTTTTAATAAATTGCATCAAGAAGCCACATTTGTGTTTGATAATTGTTTAAGGCACGTAAACTTTTTGATGgtttttcaaatttgtatgATTTATTACGCTGATTATATTACTGATTGTATTTTTGTAGCTTTTTCTAAAAGGTTCGCTGTGGGCTGAGCATTGCTTTTGTCTTTCAGACAGGCCAATTAGCAtatgttaaattatttaatgggAGAGCTATGGCATATGGAAATTTACGACGCTCAAGTAGTAAATCTATAAATATGCAGAAATACACTaaagaaataattataaaagttcATAAAGTTACTAAGAATAGAATagttttgtaaatattaattaaatctaACTCTAACTGCTTGGAAATGTCAATCGAAATTTATGCTTAAGCTTCACTTGCTCACATTTTGAGACACATCAGCATCGTTTATGTAGCCGACGGTCAAAAGGCCTTCAAAGCGGCTTAAAACTCTCAACTCAACTTGTAATTGTCACGCTTGATACGACattatgctaaaagcctatgCCATAACTAATTACTTTGACTAACATGGACAAGTGAATGTTTTCGCGCCTTTGATGCGCATATTCGTGCCATAATTTGTGTTTTGAAATTTCGCCGTGCAATGGGTGTGGTAAATTATGgtatttaaaaacttaaataaagcCATAACTAAATTTGGgctgtttttagtttttaaacaacaacactGATACAAAGTTTCCAAATGCAtggtaaaaatatatatattaaaaattgagaTGAATATTTTTGGACCTAACATAttcagttattattattttttatcactagaaaagaaatgcaatttttgagcaaaaaaaaacttgaataaAAATCTCAAATccctttatatatatgaatccAAATTCTAAGGCTTTCCCAAACAAACGAACTATTTTCGTACATCGGCTcttcttaaaatatacaatttcattaaatttaaaaatcgttGTTACAAGAATTTAGGTTCAGGTTTATAGGTTCTGGTTCGGTGTCATACCATatagaaaattaaaagatATTTACTCACCTTTGCTTATGTTGCTTTAGCTGGTTGTGGACTTATGGACAGCTCTTCTTGAAGCTTCTTAATGCTGTTATAACTTTTTCGATATGAGATTAATTCCAATTTTGATCCCGCCTAGAGTTACATGTCTGGCGGCGCCTCTTATGTGCTCAGTCGCGAGGCATTGCGTCGCTTTATGACGCAGGCTTATGACTCCGGCAAAATCTGTCCGGAGCCTAAAAAAATGGGCATTGAGGATTTTTATATGGGCATTTGCCTGCAAAATGTGGGCGTTCATTTGATAGACTCCGCGCGCGCACTTTCCGAAGAAGACAAGCCAAAGTTTTTTCCACTGGATCTCGAGAGTTATttgcacaattttaatgccagtATTCCGGATTGGTTGCGAGAGATGAGCGTCTCGCAGATAGCAACAGTACGTGTGCTGGCCTTTTGTTTTCAACTAATATTGTGTTATTATTTGTGACTCTCTTTAGGGCAACGATTGCTGTTCGAATTACTCCATAGCTTTTCATTATACCAAGCCGGAGCGCATGTATCTATATGAATTTATGCTGTATCATTTGCGAGTCTTTAGTCGCAAGTACGAGGAGCGGCTGCCAGCTCGAATTTTATTTGCCGAAATTTTAGAAATGTTTCCAATTGAGAACAATGCGGAGATCAGAGACTTGACACAAATGCCCGAAAAGCCTGActatttttgaatttctttaaaaactattttagcatgtaaatatatttacatatatatgtctatgtgatttaattattaataaattaatattataataagcaTAACAATTTTAATGAGTTGAACTAACTAGTTAAGCCAAGTTTAAGCTGTCGTTGTTGCTATTGAactgtattaaaaaacaaaagacttaggcaacatACTAGTTTGCGCAGCGCGTGTAATTTGAGGTATACTTTTAGGCGCAGTATTTGATGAAAAGTTGTTGGGCCTGCTTACGGAAAGGCTTCTATTGTATATTTCAGGTCTTGCAAAATTAAACGAATCCATTATTGCATGTATTGTAgtaatttttagtttaatgtttatttcaaatataaactgaattaaaaaattataagcaCTTCGTTAACTTTAACTGCCATCaagttgttttatttgtactcaaaatatatatttttttaatataatacatatttattgctGAATATTTATGTCAATGTCGAAAGTAAAGTAATAACTGCAAACTTTAGAAATAAAATCtttgtaaaataatttatagaaAAGAGTCGTAACTAAAATGGATAGTCAGATGTTAAGCTGCCATAGATAATTTGCAGTACTAATTTAGTTAGTTTTAATAGAATCTTCAAGGCTTTAGTCTCTGTTTGATTACACGTCTAcatattgaatttaattatatatttaaaaaaataatataaaatattttttacaataagcgataaatgtttatatgtttttaGTATGTGTCACAtgcttttcaaatattttttcttgtacaatttattgcatttaccTTGCGACTGtagtatttaattaattgtgcaGCTAATAAATGTGCAACAAGCTGTCAATGaatcatttttattgataGATTTAAACACAAATGCTAAAATCCTTCAGCATGGCGCATTCTTGCATGAAGGGTTTTTCATTACCAAAGTCAATGCCTCTGCCCCGACGGGCCTTGCCAACTGGCCCACAATGTGTTGGCCAAGTGCAGTTAATTAAGGCCAGAATCACGTACGCATGCGCACCATTTCTCACTTGATTGAGATGTTTTGAGCGGCCTTTTATGGCGAAATTGCATTAGATatatcacatatatatatgtatatattgcaGCGTGTGAATTAATAAGTGAAAGGGAACGCTCGGCTTTGCCTAGTTACTATAGTTAGGCATGAGCTCAGTATGTTAATGAATCTCTTAATTCGTATCATTGAACATAAAAGCGTTTTGTACACGGTGCACACCTGGCAACCACAAGCCTAAATCATTTCATAATCTatatattataacatttcaatGGGTAATCagcttttatttaataatgtgCAACGCGTTAGTAAAGCTGTTTTCGACTACGCTGAGAATAATATATGTAGAATAGTTAGAGCAAACTTGTTGTAGATAGTTCTTCTTGGTGCAGTGCATATAATCATATGCTGGCAGCCAGATCTATTGACAATGTTGCTTATTTATTCCAATACTTTTTTATCTAATTCTTAGATAAAGGTATTAATTTTGTGGATTATTCTATTTATTGAGGGTAACatcttgttattattaatataattgctattatttttatttatattattatacttattactattattgtaaataatattgttattattaatattattgctattattattataactattaatattattatcacTAGTgcttggaaaaaaaaaatttgatatttttatggAAGCACCTATTGCCAAGCTGTCTGGATTCGAACTTAGCACAAATAACGCGCAcctgatatttaattttttttttattctctaTCAATGTTTATGCTTTGAGTTGTGTTTACTTTTTTGGCAGCTACATTTTAATTGACAAtttgaaattgcaattgcaagaACTGCAGTCAATCGAGTTGACTCAGTTTATGAGAGACGCACTCACAGAAACTGTTTACTAACAAGCCGAGCAAACAGCTACCGTTTGTAAGCTGCAGCTAGTTAGTTAACTTAACTAAGTACGTTAGctagttgttttttattttttattatattttgtttgtcagaCACCCGCTGTGTTTAAGCATTCCAACGGCCGTCAGACggtgcgtatgcgcaatgtggAGCGCCATGGCAACGGCGCGTGTTCCATTTTGTGCCGACACACGCTACACACAAGTGGgttaaaatgttgttgttgctgttgctcttgttatTGTCACCTGTCTGATTAATatttcatgaatatatatatatatttttttttataataaaattgtgcGTCGAGTCATGGCATGTAGTTGGGAGCATTCGCTGTGCGCACTCGTGACCTTCGCCGTTGTCAAATGCGCGAGCTGCGAGCTGTGAACTGCGTCGCTCTCGATTTGCAAGACATTCAAAAATTGTAAGTGCTgctaaaaaaccaaaaataataataaaaaaataaacttaaattgaaattgcattcAATTCAAAATCGAAACCATAAAAAATCGCTCACCCAGCTAGCTATGCgtggctgctgcttttgttgttgcgcaaacaatttgattttcatgtttttttttctgtctttTATCTTTCACGTCAATTGCTCTGGCCACGCACTTATTTTGTTGTGAAAGTtgttaaaagtatttttcgCCCgccttaattaattaataaataattccATAACAAGTTgtatttctctctctatcactCTCTCTCAAATTTTTATCTCCATATAGATTGCCGATAAATCTTGGcaatttattatacccttcACTTTTGGTGCCAAGCGtactgcaaaagaaaaaataccacaatctgaagtttttttcttttttcccaGAGTTCATTCTTGAATTCTCTGTGCGTAGTTTGTAGTTCAAGTTTTTGCTGGCATATGCCATAATTAGCGCAATGTCGTGGATACAGCCTGATCTGAGGGCTGGGCTATTGGTAATTTCTTAGCTATAATTGAAGTCGATTTATTTTTGGATAACAAGTTCAAAATGAGTTGAAATAATTGGGGGGAGTGACAACAATGATGTATATAAATAGACAGATGAGCGCAATTATAAATAGATGTTTTGATTGAAGCACTTTTTAACAAGCGGAGTTGAGATAGAAATAAAAGACATTAGGGTACATATTTCTACACTACAATCGAATACTCTATAGATGGCTCTTCGCttgaattataaaataaaaattaaaatgttggaATTATACTTAGTAACCAAGCGCATTCCTAAAACTATTAGAATATAATTgctaaaaaatgcaaaaaaaaagtatattcaaggaaaaatgtaaaatgatCGATTGGTGAAGACTATAAATGTTATCAATGGGGCTGCTTTAGTTAGCATGATTAGagatttataaacaaaacggcgaaaattaataaattgatgAAGATTAATAAAACATAGGAATGTTTAAAATAACTGTGCAGCATATATAACTAGACCCTTGTGTGTAAATGTTATagataagaaaatataaacatagaatatatatagatatagctaCGAGTATCTTTatacttaaacaaaaaaaatgattgatatAGTTCCAAAATAGTAAATTATATGTTGTATATAGTAAATTATATGTTTCCTTTATCAGTTGGCGTCACTTCGCGCTCTGCTCTTCCTTTTTTAGAGTGTGTCCAGCTTGCCAAATACTTATATAGAGTTATACAACACTGGCTGTTGAGTCAGTTGACTTTTGAAACTAAACGTTAATGCTGACTGTTTGCAGATACAAAAATTGTATGGCCCAAACTTTATAAATCGttttattattacatttttcatacattttcaaagcattatatatttgtatatatttatctataaatTCGCTTAAACTCTTACTATCTACTCTGGGAAATCATCAATAattatgtttttcttatttaatttaaattcaatgcTTGCCTATCGATTTCTTTCGTCTCGATATCTGCGATTGTCACCCTGTTGGCCAAAGTTCATGCCACTCAATTCAATCATTATTTCAGACAGACATTTACGGATAATGTAAAGACGATATTTTATGTCAATTTTTCTATGAGTATGTCAacagctatttttttttgtttttgttctgtGGTGTCCCCCCTCGCCTGctgcatgcatatgcatgctgTGCAGCTGTGCacattaaaatcaattaaaattcttATTTATCTTCTATTCTCGATGCGCCTAACAAGTGCAGCCTGCTCCGAGCGcatctataaatatttattaatgttcGAACGTTCAAAAAATCAGCTgctaagcaaaaaaaaaagatatatatatttaatatagaCGCTGACTGCACACGCATTGAAATCGCAAGACATTCTTGAAGCCAAAGTGCActtgaaaaagaagaaatagtaataatttatatagttaGTCTATACGATACGTATGGGAATTGTTTCAAGCTGCGTtcgcaataaataaaaacaaagtatTTCATGTTGAGTTGCTATTAAAagaaacatacacacatatctTAAAGCTTAGCACTCGCTAGataagtaattaaattaattaatttttatatgctGCCAATAGTCGATTCATGCCAATAGCTCGACTCAAAATTAGTTAAGCAGAGGCCTTCCACTCGAGCGTTCAGTTCGCATATTGAGTTAAGATCGACTAAAGTCGATTGGAATctgagcagctgctgtttttggtcaattcAATTGAGCATAAACTATTTATGACACATACTCGATAGGCGAAATCCTaatgaaattatataattGAGTACAGTAAACGCTCGCTATAagaatttacaaatatttgaatttttatagaattttatatgtatagataGAGAGTGATGTAAAAGTTGAATGTCCTTTTTACTATATTAAAGTATATGGAAAAGTTTATTTGacgtaaaattaaaaaaacaaaacaccaGATTATTCCATTCTTATTAGTAATGCTTATTTTAGTAGTTAGTAAtaattacttaaatataaagtatttaatttttttgcattaattaatttacacATGTCTAAGATATTATTGCATTCCTAAGCCGAAGATTCTTGTCATCAGTTGATTATTAggattaatttatttatgtacttaTTTCTCTTAAAATCCGTACATTTAGACAACTACCATCGAAAAAGTCCGAAAATGATAAACTACTCAGATTTGTATGCAAATGGCCGAAAGGGGCAAGCTAAAAAAGCGAAAACATAAATCTTCATAAACAAGCCGTTAACAATATTAAGAACTcataaaaactgaaatattGTAGCATATTTACATAGCAAACAGCTGATGGCGACTGCAATCATTGACTTTGACTGCTCAATTAGCCGAAGAGCGTGGTGGGCACTCTCTTAGCGCGGATGAACGGTCGATTGACTGAAGATGCTCACTCTTCAGCCTTCCAGCCGCCTGCTCTTTGCACAGATCCGGTAATGCGGGCACTCTTTGGAATGCTAACGTATTGGAAATGCCCATGCGAATTACTGGCATATGTTTGTGTTCCTGTGGGAAACATTGACATGACAATGATTAATAAGACCCGTTGCCATGTCGAATATGACGGAACTCATTTAGAAACGGACCTGGACACGGAGATCGAGCGCACAAACGAAATGGAGCATAAGCTATTTTAGGTGCGGAGTGGGGATAGAAACAGACAAGTAacaaagtgagagagagagagagagagagcgaagtCGTGCGCAAGTGAGAGAGACGAGACAGCGACGCTGTCTTCAACCGGTTTCGTCGATGAGCGGGGCTTCGGGGGGGAATTGGCAGAATTTGGTGTGCTCCCTAGCCCAGCTGAGGTGCCTGGCACCAGCTGTGTTTTTAGTACTCAACGAACTCTTGGCCGCTGCGGACGTTTGGCGCTTCCTTGCTGCATGGGCAAACTTGGTGAGCGCGACGTGGAACGAGCAACGTTTGCTCGTAGTGAGAGTGAATGTAAACGTGTCGCGCATGCGTCGACGTcttcaattgttgctgttgctgcttcgttcggttcggttcggtttggTTCGGTTTCGTCTTCACcgttattataatttgtgtGCTGTGGGTTTTATCTATGCAAAGTGACAAGCGAAGTTATGTGATggcaaattgttgaaattgttTGTCGAAAATTGCAAATAGGAAGGAAAAGCAAgaaataagaaacaaaaaaaaacagcaactcCACCCGCTgcaatgtttttaaatagtcTTTAAGtcgtctgttgttgttgcttcttgttttttttttttttaattttgtgctgttgcttttttggGTCGCCGTTTCATTGGTTCGCCATCTCTTTTGCGCACACGCAAATTCGTCGTCTTCGCGGCGTCTTTTTGCCTCTGCTTTGTTCGCTTTGAGCGTCGTCTTCTTGTCTTTTGCTTATGTTCGTTTTTCGTTCatgaatataatttattttcgtGTTTATttctgcggctgctgcggcttcttcttcttttagcAGCACCTCTCCAACATCTTCCCACTCTCCGCCTGTTaaatgcagcaacaactacaacacaAACTTGGgtgaacacacgcacacacacacacacacgcaaaaaacaacaacaacatacaaCATTGGCTTGTTGCTTGCGCAATTTTtgcgctaaaaaa is a window encoding:
- the LOC6628733 gene encoding glycoprotein-N-acetylgalactosamine 3-beta-galactosyltransferase 1 isoform X5; translation: MENLRHMLSAYDPNMPVYFGYQMRRYNVSYMSGGASYVLSREALRRFMTQAYDSGKICPEPKKMGIEDFYMGICLQNVGVHLIDSARALSEEDKPKFFPLDLESYLHNFNASIPDWLREMSVSQIATGNDCCSNYSIAFHYTKPERMYLYEFMLYHLRVFSRKYEERLPARILFAEILEMFPIENNAEIRDLTQMPEKPDYF